One part of the Aspergillus luchuensis IFO 4308 DNA, chromosome 5, nearly complete sequence genome encodes these proteins:
- a CDS encoding putative amino acid transporter (COG:E;~EggNog:ENOG410PG2H;~InterPro:IPR013057;~PFAM:PF01490;~TransMembrane:11 (i154-173o179-202i223-248o268-289i301-321o341-362i383-400o420-439i460-477o483-504i516-538o)) — protein sequence MPSDEGQRALLADQKGPDGPESQSLLSESPTQDFELVNHAAPTSSTPRGQPHQSSISQPVPEGQRRTPRTMNRVRFDLDDETEDEDHPNGRRDSGDSWLEEEDYGRADRNRSARQMVPLLTDIEAPSVTLATSDEFFPEEHLESARPRSGMRMAFMNMANSIIGAGIIGQPYALRQAGMFMGITLLIVLTIAVDWTIRLIVVNSKLSGADSFQATMQHCFGKSGLIAISVAQWAFAFGGMIAFCIIVGDTIPHVLSALFPSLRDMSFLWLLTDRRAIIVLLVLGISYPLSLYRDIAKLGKASTFALVSMIVIVVAVITQGFRVPPESRGEVKSLLLVNDGFFQAVGVISFAFVCHHNSLLIYGSLKKPTMDRFARVTHYSTGVSLLMCLAMGIFGFLFFGSQTQGNVLNNFPSDNILVNIARLCFGLNMLTTLPLEAFVCRSVMTTYYFPDEPFNMNRHLIFTSALVVSAMAMALITCDLGAVFELIGATSAAALAYIFPPLCYIKLSNASHKAKIPSYLCIGFGITVMGVSLLQAVMKMISNEGGASTCSA from the exons ATGCCCAGTGATGAAGGACAGCGCGCTCTCTTGGCTGACCAGAAAGGCCCCGATGGGCCGGAATCGCAGTCACTTCTTTCCGAGTCGCCGACACAAGACTTTGAGCTTGTGAACCATGCGGCCCCGACTAGCTCGACTCCCCGCGGACAGCCGCACCAGTCTTCCATATCACAGCCGGTACCAGAAGGACAGCGCCGCACTCCTCGAACGATGAACCGAGTTCGCTTTGACCTGGACGACGAGAccgaggatgaagaccaCCCCAATGGCCGTCGCGACTCCGGAGACTcatggctggaggaagaggactaCGGCCGTGCAGACCGCAACCGGTCAGCCAGGCAAATGGTCCCTCTGCTGACAGACATTGAGGCCCCGAGCGTGACCCTGGCTACTTCCGATGAATTCTTTCCCGAAGAACACCTAGAAAGTGCGAGGCCGAGGAGTGGGATGCGCATGGCCTTTATGAACATGGCCAATAGCATTATAGGAGCTGGTATAATAGGACAGCCTTATGCCCTCCGACAGGCTGGCATGTTCATGGGAATAACACTCCTGATTGTCCTCACTATTGCTGTTGATTGGACAATTCGCCTGATAGTGGTCAACTCGAAGTTGAGCGGTGCGGACTCTTTCCAGGCAACAATGCAGCATTGTTTTGGCAAGAGTGGACTTATCGCCATATCGGTTGCGCAGTGGGCGTTTGCGTTTGGCGGCATGATTGCGTTCTGTATTATCGTTGGAGATACCATACCGCATGTCTTGAGTGCTTTATTCCCTTCCCTTCGTGATATGTCGTTCCTCTGGCTTTTGACCGACAGACGCGCCAtcattgttcttcttgttctcggAATCTCGTATCCCCTGTCTCTGTACCGAGACATTGCTAAG TTGGGAAAAGCGTCTACCTTCGCGTTGGTCAGTATGATAGTCATTGTGGTAGCTGTGATCACGCAGGGGTTTCGCGTACCTCCAGAATCACGCGGGGAAGTGAAGAGCCTGCTCTTGGTTAATGATGGCTTCTTCCAGGCTGTTGGAGTGATATCATTTG CATTCGTATGCC ATCACAATAGCCTTCTGATCTACGGTTCATTGAAGAAACCGACCATGGACCGATTTGCAAGGGTAACCCACTATTCGACTGGTGTATCACTTTTGATGTGCCTAGCTATGGGCATCTttggtttccttttctttggaTCACAGACTCAAGGAAACGTCTTGAACAATTTCCCATCCGACAATATTCTGGTCAATATCGCACGACT ATGCTTTGGCCTAAACATGCTCACTACCTTGCCGCTCGAAGCATTTGTATGTCGGTCGGTGATGACAACTTACTACTTCCCTGACGAGCCTTTCAACATGAACCGACACCTGATATTCACATCGGCACTGGTCGTGTCCGCTATGGCTATGGCTTTGATAACGTGCGACCTAGGTGCAGTATTCGAACTGATTGGCGCAACCAGCGCTGCTGCACTGGCCTATATCTTTCCGCCTCTTTGCTATATCAAGCTGAGCAATGCGTCGCACAAAGCCAAGATCCCCTCATATTTGTGCATTGGATTCGGCATAACTGTTATGGGAGTCAGCCTGTTGCAGgcagtgatgaagatgataagTA ATGAAGGCGGCGCGAGCACCTGCAGTGCTTAG
- a CDS encoding uncharacterized protein (COG:S;~EggNog:ENOG410Q2QB), which translates to MVLTIDLGEDRLSSLNSTIDLNIHASAQVLIPEDTGLTDAACIERLLKSQDLWVFQTPELKLYISVNIDASIVLSASTFASSVGEMMCSSKLWSDLGLVALFRSYSHLHYGDVTSFKLIIGIQRDLSQSKTRPTRKTTLFDYLDDIHPPDYIKTVYLSTVNASMTFTPKNETAQLYILNTDTLTKPDSVGNYCYMNYILKSTQDTISFDPQPDLYTYNPGNTQATSFIDELEGLLESEQSPLTPTESFQNIPAKEQREQLNNLFTIGLEALLFGCTAPSNQSDLQSKKRQPLSQLAPSVFNPNYHREMSQRSTLIPSITKSLSSILKLPNHQSLQSKLGKLNNGNTLHPTGANTDTNSIRNTISASLFRIAQKQLYKPQASRKLRFQAPPPNPQCEDQPSPVKERMDGEPGYSSDGEEELLGFSEPDESSSCAMLSTTTAAAPSSSCGSLPFSQDDYDDDDDDIMSNGLSEDGVIYTLFSDDMVEFEGFGDDHDEDDMLCSSF; encoded by the exons ATGGTCTTGACAATTGATCTTGGAGAAGATCGACTTAGTTCCCTTAATTCAACTATCGATCTCAATATTCATGCTTCAGCTCAGGTACTAATTCCCGAAGACACTGGCTTAACGGATGCAGCCTGTATCGAGAGGCTGCTCAAATCGCAAGATCTATGGGTGTTCCAAACTCCCGAACTCAAGCTCTATATTTCGGTCAATATCGATGCGTCGATAGTCCTTTCAGCCTCCACTTTCGCTTCATCGGTCGGAGAGATGATGTGTAGTTCCAAG CTCTGGTCAGATCTTGGTCTTGTTGCGTTATTTAGGAGCTATAGTCACCTCCACTACGGCGATGTCACTTCCTTCAAGctcatcatcggcattcAAAGGGACTTGAGCCAGTCGAAGACGAGACCTACACGGAAAACAACGTTATTCGATTATCTTGACGATATTCATCCTCCAGACTACATCAAGACTgtttatctatctacagTCAATGCATCTATGACTTTCACTCCCAAAAATGAAACCGCACAGCTATATATACTGAATACAGACACTTTGACAAAACCGGATTCGGTAGGAAACTATTGCTACATGAACTATATACTAAAGAGCACGCAAGATACTATTTCGTTTGATCCTCAACCAGATTTGTATACATATAATCCCGGCAACACTCAAGCCACATCCTTCATCGATGAGCTAGAAGGGTTGCTTGAGAGCGAACAGAGCCCTCTCACACCCACAGAATCCTTTCAAAATATTCCCGCGAAGGAACAGCGTGAACAACTGAACAATCTCTTCACAATCGGCCTGGAAGCTCTTTTATTCGGATGCACTGCGCCATCTAATCAGAGTGATCTCCAAAGCAAGAAGCGACAACCTCTTTCACAACTTGCACCCTCGGTCTTCAACCCGAACTACCACAGG GAAATGAGTCAACGATCAACCCTGATCCCCTCAATCACAAAATCACTTTCTTCCATACTCAAGCTCCCCAACCACCAATCCCTTCAATCCAAACTAGGCAAGCTAAACAATGGAAACACGCTTCACCCCACTGGGGCAAACACAGACACAAACAGTATCAGAAACACCATAAGTGCATCCCTCTTCCGCATCGCCCAGAAACAGCTCTACAAGCCACAAGCATCCCGGAAACTGCGCTTTCAGGccccaccacccaaccctcAATGCGAGGACCAGCCGTCGCCAGTCAAAGAACGAATGGATGGAGAACCAGGATATTCTtccgatggagaagaagaacttctTGGGTTCAGTGAGCCCGATGAAAGTAGTAGCTGTGCGATGCTATcgactactactgctgctgcaccttcttcatcatgcgGGTCACTGCCATTCTCGCAGGATGAttacgatgatgacgacgatgatatAATGTCTAATGGACTGAGTGAAGATGGTGTGATTTACACGCTGTTTTCAGATGATATGGTAGAATTTGAAGGATTTGGAGATGACCACGATGAGGACGATATGCTCTGCAGTAGTTTTTGA
- the yphA gene encoding tyrosine phosphatase family protein (COG:V;~EggNog:ENOG410PQN8;~InterPro:IPR020428,IPR029021,IPR016130,IPR004861;~PFAM:PF03162;~go_function: GO:0004725 - protein tyrosine phosphatase activity [Evidence IEA];~go_function: GO:0016791 - phosphatase activity [Evidence IEA];~go_process: GO:0016311 - dephosphorylation [Evidence IEA]) — protein MACPLTEKNSNSSLKSTNDIARHKASSVESESVQSELPVNFGEVVKGIYRSSFPYPWNLAALKKLGLKTIITLVDEPYPPSHVMFVKENGIAHHRILVQANKDPNVKIPDSVMCRILELLLDKTNHPVLVHCNKGKHRTGCVVACIRKLQGWDSCDVIEEYLRYAFPKPRLLDENYIDRFDPSQLRQLAQSSGVKTWQSSGLFKMPPEEQVRDKDSPNRHVPPSL, from the exons ATGGCCTGTCCGTTGACCGAGAAGAATTCGAACAGCTCTCTTAAGAGTACCAATG ATATAGCTCGTCATAAAGCCTCCTCTGTGGAGTCTGAGTCTGTACAGTCAGAGCTACCAGTTAATTTTGGAGAGGTCGTGAAAGGGATATAtcgctcttcctttccctacCCCTGGAATCTTGCAGCACTCAAGAAGCTGGGACTGAAGACCATAAT AACACTGGTTGATGAACCATACCCCCCCAGCCATGTGATGTTCGTCAAGGAGAACGGCATTGCACATCATCGCATTTTGGTTCAGGCAAACAAGGACCCTAATGTTAAGATACCTGACTCTGTCATGTGTCGAATCCTTGAGCTTTTGCTCGATAAAACCAATCATCCCGTTCTCGTCCATTGCAACAAGGGAAAG CATCGTACCGGATGCGTGGTTGCCTGTATTCGCAAACTTCAAGGCTGGGATTCATGCGACGTCATTGAAGAATACCTTCGATATGCCTTTCCAAAACCGAGATTACTCGATGAAAACTACATCGACCGATTCGACCCATCCCAACTTCGTCAACTTGCTCAGTCTTCCGGTGTCAAGACGTGGCAGTCATCCGGGCTCTTCAAGATGCCACCGGAAGAACAGGTCAGAGACAAGGATTCCCCAAATCGCCACGTCCCTCCATCCCTTTAA